Proteins co-encoded in one Neodiprion lecontei isolate iyNeoLeco1 chromosome 3, iyNeoLeco1.1, whole genome shotgun sequence genomic window:
- the LOC107218048 gene encoding uncharacterized protein LOC107218048 isoform X4, translating to MESEVRSLKQELERTREALKLATKRCRDLVRELDHRTAGQEAERSLRDQQLARILRALLVVEGRLKQEQKSIRQLLCEKDNVIRNQQLEIAKLRRYTKNYIKCKRDNTVCKDVLDRDESSEIMSNDRHSISSKSDGGRFDSCLSKDIRTLKCEIITKLNEDSDQDHGLRKAHSFAESDVSKTSITSSEITDVSMTTTDSSPSILSTEGFCEGESTDVSPSSTLNKSTRCNSIAVADDLLSSDNEANVDDRLEIPKRNIEAIREKLLTESEMSELKGNGVTRTESKDDGMDCHFISDEEPVYENATYPDKELNKSTELTKNNINNGSDSVEAVQTIEPSLEENSGNWYSDPDEDKASEEVFRHRAYQPNSKHNSVLECVNQILLRDMEEEENVLSVPRRFKHRGRIVRFQPARLSDIESVGSEMERRSSEDHALDRDGLQVEERNGINASGVASPASERDFRGRSVQPIDESARETMADVLSPSNVNFEGSKAIPLVIIEPKVDPVASGDTPIASPQKLKSCADLMKSSLIHTSSPPLKMERIEEKTCLQMCSKGLTIAKNLDYEEIESLPETSSGLKTPPTLPPKPQYKNNTLILKKIPSPSFLINETHKKQGGGDSTPEHDKKLFNFSVTPKVETVRSLSYDEKSSKSSRINNNELQNGFYHKNKFNSLRSSFQSKQNLNNVYDGVGRMPKVTNIVRHFEEFKIGEAEDRTLVKDKDKDKEKSHLDYDQDDIRQNFEEFNLDDCDLFDDPDRPEADGSERLNDLIFATQIETTAKGKEANTNGGYDHFLEATGLSTKSILTPSRLLSNHKSMLKPKDVKYKNKIKATAVMERHGMAGMSSTHTHVKHWTGPFV from the coding sequence ATGGAGAGCGAGGTGCGGTCCTTGAAGCAGGAATTGGAGAGGACTCGAGAAGCGTTAAAGCTCGCGACGAAAAGGTGCCGGGATCTGGTACGCGAGCTGGATCACAGAACGGCGGGCCAAGAAGCTGAGCGTTCATTGCGGGACCAACAACTCGCCCGAATACTTCGGGCCCTCTTGGTGGTGGAGGGTCGCCTGAAGCAGGAGCAGAAATCGATACGACAGCTGCTATGCGAGAAGGACAACGTGATCCGTAATCAGCAGTTGGAGATAGCGAAGCTGAGGAGATACACGAAGAATTACATAAAGTGCAAGAGGGACAACACGGTGTGCAAAGATGTCCTCGACAGGGACGAGTCGTCGGAAATTATGTCGAACGATCGTCACAGCATATCGAGCAAGAGCGACGGCGGTAGATTCGACAGCTGTCTAAGCAAGGACATCAGGACCCTAAAGTGCGAGATAATAACGAAACTGAACGAGGACTCGGACCAAGATCACGGACTGAGAAAGGCCCACAGCTTCGCGGAGAGCGACGTATCAAAGACGAGCATCACATCGAGCGAAATAACCGACGTCTCGATGACGACGACGGACAGCAGTCCGTCGATATTGAGTACGGAGGGATTCTGCGAGGGAGAAAGTACGGACGTGTCGCCGAGCTCCACGCTCAACAAGTCCACCAGGTGCAACTCCATCGCCGTTGCCGATGACCTTTTGTCCAGCGACAACGAGGCCAACGTGGACGACAGGCTGGAGATACCGAAGCGGAATATCGAGGCTATCAGGGAAAAACTGCTGACGGAATCCGAGATGTCAGAGCTCAAAGGGAACGGAGTCACCAGGACGGAGAGCAAGGATGACGGCATGGACTGCCATTTTATATCCGACGAGGAACCCGTTTACGAGAACGCTACGTATCCGGACAAAGAACTGAACAAGTCGACTGAACTCACGAAAAATAACATCAACAACGGATCCGATAGCGTCGAGGCCGTGCAGACGATCGAACCGAGCCTTGAGGAGAACAGTGGCAACTGGTACAGCGATCCCGACGAGGATAAAGCCAGTGAGGAAGTGTTTCGGCACCGCGCTTATCAGCCGAATAGCAAGCACAACTCGGTTCTGGAATGCGTTAATCAAATCCTACTTAGAGACATGGAGGAGGAAGAGAATGTCCTCTCGGTACCAAGGAGGTTCAAACACCGTGGAAGAATCGTTCGCTTTCAGCCCGCGAGGCTATCCGACATTGAATCCGTCGGTTCCGAGATGGAGAGGAGAAGTTCCGAGGATCATGCCCTTGACAGAGACGGTTTGCAAGTGGAGGAACGCAACGGGATTAACGCGTCAGGAGTTGCGTCCCCGGCTTCGGAGAGAGATTTCCGAGGTAGGAGCGTGCAGCCGATCGATGAGTCGGCCAGGGAAACGATGGCGGATGTTCTTAGTCCTTCGAACGTGAATTTTGAGGGATCTAAAGCGATACCGTTAGTGATCATAGAGCCAAAAGTCGACCCCGTAGCATCGGGCGATACGCCGATCGCGAGTCCTCAGAAGCTCAAGAGTTGTGCAGATTTGATGAAGTCTTCGTTGATTCACACTTCCAGTCCACCGTTGAAGATGGAACGCATCGAGGAGAAGACTTGCTTGCAAATGTGCTCCAAAGGACTGACAATCGCTAAGAATTTAGATTACGAGGAAATAGAGTCGCTGCCGGAGACTAGCTCTGGACTTAAGACACCGCCAACTTTGCCACCAAAGCCACAGTACAAAAACAATACTTTAATATTGAAGAAGATACCGAGTCCTTCGTTCTTGATCAATGAAACGCACAAGAAGCAGGGAGGGGGCGACAGCACGCCTGAGCACGACAAGAAACTCTTCAATTTCTCTGTTACTCCGAAGGTGGAAACCGTTCGCAGTCTTTCCTACGACGAGAAAAGCTCCAAATCTTCGAGAATTAACAACAACGAATTGCAGAACGGGTTTTACcacaaaaacaaattcaatagTCTACGATCCTCCTTTCAGTCGAAACAAAACCTGAACAACGTTTACGACGGAGTTGGAAGAATGCCAAAGGTAACCAACATTGTTCGACACTTCGAGGAGTTCAAAATCGGCGAAGCTGAAGATCGAACTCTGGTCAAGGATAAAGATAAAGACAAAGAGAAATCACACCTGGACTACGACCAGGATGATATTAGGCAAAATTTCGAGGAGTTCAACCTCGACGATTGTGATCTCTTCGATGACCCCGATCGGCCCGAGGCCGACGGCTCGGAACGGCTCAACGATTTGATATTCGCCACGCAAATCGAAACTACTGCAAAGGGAAAAGAGGCAAACACAAATGGCGGCTACGATCACTTCCTTGAGGCCACTGGACTAAGTACTAAATCCATCCTCACTCCTTCCCGATTGCTGAGCAATCACAAGAGCATGCTCAAGCCGAAAGATGTGAAGTACAAGAATAAGATTAAAGCAACTGCCGTGATGGAGAGGCATGGGATGGCTGGGATGAGCTCCACCCACACTCACGTCAAGCACTGGACCGGTCCGTTTGTCTGA
- the LOC107218048 gene encoding uncharacterized protein LOC107218048 isoform X1 — MWYRQEQNSVFYIDSDYDSFSASDNMMESEVRSLKQELERTREALKLATKRCRDLVRELDHRTAGQEAERSLRDQQLARILRALLVVEGRLKQEQKSIRQLLCEKDNVIRNQQLEIAKLRRYTKNYIKCKRDNTVCKDVLDRDESSEIMSNDRHSISSKSDGGRFDSCLSKDIRTLKCEIITKLNEDSDQDHGLRKAHSFAESDVSKTSITSSEITDVSMTTTDSSPSILSTEGFCEGESTDVSPSSTLNKSTRCNSIAVADDLLSSDNEANVDDRLEIPKRNIEAIREKLLTESEMSELKGNGVTRTESKDDGMDCHFISDEEPVYENATYPDKELNKSTELTKNNINNGSDSVEAVQTIEPSLEENSGNWYSDPDEDKASEEVFRHRAYQPNSKHNSVLECVNQILLRDMEEEENVLSVPRRFKHRGRIVRFQPARLSDIESVGSEMERRSSEDHALDRDGLQVEERNGINASGVASPASERDFRGRSVQPIDESARETMADVLSPSNVNFEGSKAIPLVIIEPKVDPVASGDTPIASPQKLKSCADLMKSSLIHTSSPPLKMERIEEKTCLQMCSKGLTIAKNLDYEEIESLPETSSGLKTPPTLPPKPQYKNNTLILKKIPSPSFLINETHKKQGGGDSTPEHDKKLFNFSVTPKVETVRSLSYDEKSSKSSRINNNELQNGFYHKNKFNSLRSSFQSKQNLNNVYDGVGRMPKVTNIVRHFEEFKIGEAEDRTLVKDKDKDKEKSHLDYDQDDIRQNFEEFNLDDCDLFDDPDRPEADGSERLNDLIFATQIETTAKGKEANTNGGYDHFLEATGLSTKSILTPSRLLSNHKSMLKPKDVKYKNKIKATAVMERHGMAGMSSTHTHVKHWTGPFV, encoded by the coding sequence ATGGAGAGCGAGGTGCGGTCCTTGAAGCAGGAATTGGAGAGGACTCGAGAAGCGTTAAAGCTCGCGACGAAAAGGTGCCGGGATCTGGTACGCGAGCTGGATCACAGAACGGCGGGCCAAGAAGCTGAGCGTTCATTGCGGGACCAACAACTCGCCCGAATACTTCGGGCCCTCTTGGTGGTGGAGGGTCGCCTGAAGCAGGAGCAGAAATCGATACGACAGCTGCTATGCGAGAAGGACAACGTGATCCGTAATCAGCAGTTGGAGATAGCGAAGCTGAGGAGATACACGAAGAATTACATAAAGTGCAAGAGGGACAACACGGTGTGCAAAGATGTCCTCGACAGGGACGAGTCGTCGGAAATTATGTCGAACGATCGTCACAGCATATCGAGCAAGAGCGACGGCGGTAGATTCGACAGCTGTCTAAGCAAGGACATCAGGACCCTAAAGTGCGAGATAATAACGAAACTGAACGAGGACTCGGACCAAGATCACGGACTGAGAAAGGCCCACAGCTTCGCGGAGAGCGACGTATCAAAGACGAGCATCACATCGAGCGAAATAACCGACGTCTCGATGACGACGACGGACAGCAGTCCGTCGATATTGAGTACGGAGGGATTCTGCGAGGGAGAAAGTACGGACGTGTCGCCGAGCTCCACGCTCAACAAGTCCACCAGGTGCAACTCCATCGCCGTTGCCGATGACCTTTTGTCCAGCGACAACGAGGCCAACGTGGACGACAGGCTGGAGATACCGAAGCGGAATATCGAGGCTATCAGGGAAAAACTGCTGACGGAATCCGAGATGTCAGAGCTCAAAGGGAACGGAGTCACCAGGACGGAGAGCAAGGATGACGGCATGGACTGCCATTTTATATCCGACGAGGAACCCGTTTACGAGAACGCTACGTATCCGGACAAAGAACTGAACAAGTCGACTGAACTCACGAAAAATAACATCAACAACGGATCCGATAGCGTCGAGGCCGTGCAGACGATCGAACCGAGCCTTGAGGAGAACAGTGGCAACTGGTACAGCGATCCCGACGAGGATAAAGCCAGTGAGGAAGTGTTTCGGCACCGCGCTTATCAGCCGAATAGCAAGCACAACTCGGTTCTGGAATGCGTTAATCAAATCCTACTTAGAGACATGGAGGAGGAAGAGAATGTCCTCTCGGTACCAAGGAGGTTCAAACACCGTGGAAGAATCGTTCGCTTTCAGCCCGCGAGGCTATCCGACATTGAATCCGTCGGTTCCGAGATGGAGAGGAGAAGTTCCGAGGATCATGCCCTTGACAGAGACGGTTTGCAAGTGGAGGAACGCAACGGGATTAACGCGTCAGGAGTTGCGTCCCCGGCTTCGGAGAGAGATTTCCGAGGTAGGAGCGTGCAGCCGATCGATGAGTCGGCCAGGGAAACGATGGCGGATGTTCTTAGTCCTTCGAACGTGAATTTTGAGGGATCTAAAGCGATACCGTTAGTGATCATAGAGCCAAAAGTCGACCCCGTAGCATCGGGCGATACGCCGATCGCGAGTCCTCAGAAGCTCAAGAGTTGTGCAGATTTGATGAAGTCTTCGTTGATTCACACTTCCAGTCCACCGTTGAAGATGGAACGCATCGAGGAGAAGACTTGCTTGCAAATGTGCTCCAAAGGACTGACAATCGCTAAGAATTTAGATTACGAGGAAATAGAGTCGCTGCCGGAGACTAGCTCTGGACTTAAGACACCGCCAACTTTGCCACCAAAGCCACAGTACAAAAACAATACTTTAATATTGAAGAAGATACCGAGTCCTTCGTTCTTGATCAATGAAACGCACAAGAAGCAGGGAGGGGGCGACAGCACGCCTGAGCACGACAAGAAACTCTTCAATTTCTCTGTTACTCCGAAGGTGGAAACCGTTCGCAGTCTTTCCTACGACGAGAAAAGCTCCAAATCTTCGAGAATTAACAACAACGAATTGCAGAACGGGTTTTACcacaaaaacaaattcaatagTCTACGATCCTCCTTTCAGTCGAAACAAAACCTGAACAACGTTTACGACGGAGTTGGAAGAATGCCAAAGGTAACCAACATTGTTCGACACTTCGAGGAGTTCAAAATCGGCGAAGCTGAAGATCGAACTCTGGTCAAGGATAAAGATAAAGACAAAGAGAAATCACACCTGGACTACGACCAGGATGATATTAGGCAAAATTTCGAGGAGTTCAACCTCGACGATTGTGATCTCTTCGATGACCCCGATCGGCCCGAGGCCGACGGCTCGGAACGGCTCAACGATTTGATATTCGCCACGCAAATCGAAACTACTGCAAAGGGAAAAGAGGCAAACACAAATGGCGGCTACGATCACTTCCTTGAGGCCACTGGACTAAGTACTAAATCCATCCTCACTCCTTCCCGATTGCTGAGCAATCACAAGAGCATGCTCAAGCCGAAAGATGTGAAGTACAAGAATAAGATTAAAGCAACTGCCGTGATGGAGAGGCATGGGATGGCTGGGATGAGCTCCACCCACACTCACGTCAAGCACTGGACCGGTCCGTTTGTCTGA
- the LOC107218048 gene encoding uncharacterized protein LOC107218048 isoform X2 encodes MSCRKKIDSKQWVSYTQMMESEVRSLKQELERTREALKLATKRCRDLVRELDHRTAGQEAERSLRDQQLARILRALLVVEGRLKQEQKSIRQLLCEKDNVIRNQQLEIAKLRRYTKNYIKCKRDNTVCKDVLDRDESSEIMSNDRHSISSKSDGGRFDSCLSKDIRTLKCEIITKLNEDSDQDHGLRKAHSFAESDVSKTSITSSEITDVSMTTTDSSPSILSTEGFCEGESTDVSPSSTLNKSTRCNSIAVADDLLSSDNEANVDDRLEIPKRNIEAIREKLLTESEMSELKGNGVTRTESKDDGMDCHFISDEEPVYENATYPDKELNKSTELTKNNINNGSDSVEAVQTIEPSLEENSGNWYSDPDEDKASEEVFRHRAYQPNSKHNSVLECVNQILLRDMEEEENVLSVPRRFKHRGRIVRFQPARLSDIESVGSEMERRSSEDHALDRDGLQVEERNGINASGVASPASERDFRGRSVQPIDESARETMADVLSPSNVNFEGSKAIPLVIIEPKVDPVASGDTPIASPQKLKSCADLMKSSLIHTSSPPLKMERIEEKTCLQMCSKGLTIAKNLDYEEIESLPETSSGLKTPPTLPPKPQYKNNTLILKKIPSPSFLINETHKKQGGGDSTPEHDKKLFNFSVTPKVETVRSLSYDEKSSKSSRINNNELQNGFYHKNKFNSLRSSFQSKQNLNNVYDGVGRMPKVTNIVRHFEEFKIGEAEDRTLVKDKDKDKEKSHLDYDQDDIRQNFEEFNLDDCDLFDDPDRPEADGSERLNDLIFATQIETTAKGKEANTNGGYDHFLEATGLSTKSILTPSRLLSNHKSMLKPKDVKYKNKIKATAVMERHGMAGMSSTHTHVKHWTGPFV; translated from the coding sequence ATGGAGAGCGAGGTGCGGTCCTTGAAGCAGGAATTGGAGAGGACTCGAGAAGCGTTAAAGCTCGCGACGAAAAGGTGCCGGGATCTGGTACGCGAGCTGGATCACAGAACGGCGGGCCAAGAAGCTGAGCGTTCATTGCGGGACCAACAACTCGCCCGAATACTTCGGGCCCTCTTGGTGGTGGAGGGTCGCCTGAAGCAGGAGCAGAAATCGATACGACAGCTGCTATGCGAGAAGGACAACGTGATCCGTAATCAGCAGTTGGAGATAGCGAAGCTGAGGAGATACACGAAGAATTACATAAAGTGCAAGAGGGACAACACGGTGTGCAAAGATGTCCTCGACAGGGACGAGTCGTCGGAAATTATGTCGAACGATCGTCACAGCATATCGAGCAAGAGCGACGGCGGTAGATTCGACAGCTGTCTAAGCAAGGACATCAGGACCCTAAAGTGCGAGATAATAACGAAACTGAACGAGGACTCGGACCAAGATCACGGACTGAGAAAGGCCCACAGCTTCGCGGAGAGCGACGTATCAAAGACGAGCATCACATCGAGCGAAATAACCGACGTCTCGATGACGACGACGGACAGCAGTCCGTCGATATTGAGTACGGAGGGATTCTGCGAGGGAGAAAGTACGGACGTGTCGCCGAGCTCCACGCTCAACAAGTCCACCAGGTGCAACTCCATCGCCGTTGCCGATGACCTTTTGTCCAGCGACAACGAGGCCAACGTGGACGACAGGCTGGAGATACCGAAGCGGAATATCGAGGCTATCAGGGAAAAACTGCTGACGGAATCCGAGATGTCAGAGCTCAAAGGGAACGGAGTCACCAGGACGGAGAGCAAGGATGACGGCATGGACTGCCATTTTATATCCGACGAGGAACCCGTTTACGAGAACGCTACGTATCCGGACAAAGAACTGAACAAGTCGACTGAACTCACGAAAAATAACATCAACAACGGATCCGATAGCGTCGAGGCCGTGCAGACGATCGAACCGAGCCTTGAGGAGAACAGTGGCAACTGGTACAGCGATCCCGACGAGGATAAAGCCAGTGAGGAAGTGTTTCGGCACCGCGCTTATCAGCCGAATAGCAAGCACAACTCGGTTCTGGAATGCGTTAATCAAATCCTACTTAGAGACATGGAGGAGGAAGAGAATGTCCTCTCGGTACCAAGGAGGTTCAAACACCGTGGAAGAATCGTTCGCTTTCAGCCCGCGAGGCTATCCGACATTGAATCCGTCGGTTCCGAGATGGAGAGGAGAAGTTCCGAGGATCATGCCCTTGACAGAGACGGTTTGCAAGTGGAGGAACGCAACGGGATTAACGCGTCAGGAGTTGCGTCCCCGGCTTCGGAGAGAGATTTCCGAGGTAGGAGCGTGCAGCCGATCGATGAGTCGGCCAGGGAAACGATGGCGGATGTTCTTAGTCCTTCGAACGTGAATTTTGAGGGATCTAAAGCGATACCGTTAGTGATCATAGAGCCAAAAGTCGACCCCGTAGCATCGGGCGATACGCCGATCGCGAGTCCTCAGAAGCTCAAGAGTTGTGCAGATTTGATGAAGTCTTCGTTGATTCACACTTCCAGTCCACCGTTGAAGATGGAACGCATCGAGGAGAAGACTTGCTTGCAAATGTGCTCCAAAGGACTGACAATCGCTAAGAATTTAGATTACGAGGAAATAGAGTCGCTGCCGGAGACTAGCTCTGGACTTAAGACACCGCCAACTTTGCCACCAAAGCCACAGTACAAAAACAATACTTTAATATTGAAGAAGATACCGAGTCCTTCGTTCTTGATCAATGAAACGCACAAGAAGCAGGGAGGGGGCGACAGCACGCCTGAGCACGACAAGAAACTCTTCAATTTCTCTGTTACTCCGAAGGTGGAAACCGTTCGCAGTCTTTCCTACGACGAGAAAAGCTCCAAATCTTCGAGAATTAACAACAACGAATTGCAGAACGGGTTTTACcacaaaaacaaattcaatagTCTACGATCCTCCTTTCAGTCGAAACAAAACCTGAACAACGTTTACGACGGAGTTGGAAGAATGCCAAAGGTAACCAACATTGTTCGACACTTCGAGGAGTTCAAAATCGGCGAAGCTGAAGATCGAACTCTGGTCAAGGATAAAGATAAAGACAAAGAGAAATCACACCTGGACTACGACCAGGATGATATTAGGCAAAATTTCGAGGAGTTCAACCTCGACGATTGTGATCTCTTCGATGACCCCGATCGGCCCGAGGCCGACGGCTCGGAACGGCTCAACGATTTGATATTCGCCACGCAAATCGAAACTACTGCAAAGGGAAAAGAGGCAAACACAAATGGCGGCTACGATCACTTCCTTGAGGCCACTGGACTAAGTACTAAATCCATCCTCACTCCTTCCCGATTGCTGAGCAATCACAAGAGCATGCTCAAGCCGAAAGATGTGAAGTACAAGAATAAGATTAAAGCAACTGCCGTGATGGAGAGGCATGGGATGGCTGGGATGAGCTCCACCCACACTCACGTCAAGCACTGGACCGGTCCGTTTGTCTGA
- the LOC107218048 gene encoding uncharacterized protein LOC107218048 isoform X3 — protein MMESEVRSLKQELERTREALKLATKRCRDLVRELDHRTAGQEAERSLRDQQLARILRALLVVEGRLKQEQKSIRQLLCEKDNVIRNQQLEIAKLRRYTKNYIKCKRDNTVCKDVLDRDESSEIMSNDRHSISSKSDGGRFDSCLSKDIRTLKCEIITKLNEDSDQDHGLRKAHSFAESDVSKTSITSSEITDVSMTTTDSSPSILSTEGFCEGESTDVSPSSTLNKSTRCNSIAVADDLLSSDNEANVDDRLEIPKRNIEAIREKLLTESEMSELKGNGVTRTESKDDGMDCHFISDEEPVYENATYPDKELNKSTELTKNNINNGSDSVEAVQTIEPSLEENSGNWYSDPDEDKASEEVFRHRAYQPNSKHNSVLECVNQILLRDMEEEENVLSVPRRFKHRGRIVRFQPARLSDIESVGSEMERRSSEDHALDRDGLQVEERNGINASGVASPASERDFRGRSVQPIDESARETMADVLSPSNVNFEGSKAIPLVIIEPKVDPVASGDTPIASPQKLKSCADLMKSSLIHTSSPPLKMERIEEKTCLQMCSKGLTIAKNLDYEEIESLPETSSGLKTPPTLPPKPQYKNNTLILKKIPSPSFLINETHKKQGGGDSTPEHDKKLFNFSVTPKVETVRSLSYDEKSSKSSRINNNELQNGFYHKNKFNSLRSSFQSKQNLNNVYDGVGRMPKVTNIVRHFEEFKIGEAEDRTLVKDKDKDKEKSHLDYDQDDIRQNFEEFNLDDCDLFDDPDRPEADGSERLNDLIFATQIETTAKGKEANTNGGYDHFLEATGLSTKSILTPSRLLSNHKSMLKPKDVKYKNKIKATAVMERHGMAGMSSTHTHVKHWTGPFV, from the coding sequence ATGGAGAGCGAGGTGCGGTCCTTGAAGCAGGAATTGGAGAGGACTCGAGAAGCGTTAAAGCTCGCGACGAAAAGGTGCCGGGATCTGGTACGCGAGCTGGATCACAGAACGGCGGGCCAAGAAGCTGAGCGTTCATTGCGGGACCAACAACTCGCCCGAATACTTCGGGCCCTCTTGGTGGTGGAGGGTCGCCTGAAGCAGGAGCAGAAATCGATACGACAGCTGCTATGCGAGAAGGACAACGTGATCCGTAATCAGCAGTTGGAGATAGCGAAGCTGAGGAGATACACGAAGAATTACATAAAGTGCAAGAGGGACAACACGGTGTGCAAAGATGTCCTCGACAGGGACGAGTCGTCGGAAATTATGTCGAACGATCGTCACAGCATATCGAGCAAGAGCGACGGCGGTAGATTCGACAGCTGTCTAAGCAAGGACATCAGGACCCTAAAGTGCGAGATAATAACGAAACTGAACGAGGACTCGGACCAAGATCACGGACTGAGAAAGGCCCACAGCTTCGCGGAGAGCGACGTATCAAAGACGAGCATCACATCGAGCGAAATAACCGACGTCTCGATGACGACGACGGACAGCAGTCCGTCGATATTGAGTACGGAGGGATTCTGCGAGGGAGAAAGTACGGACGTGTCGCCGAGCTCCACGCTCAACAAGTCCACCAGGTGCAACTCCATCGCCGTTGCCGATGACCTTTTGTCCAGCGACAACGAGGCCAACGTGGACGACAGGCTGGAGATACCGAAGCGGAATATCGAGGCTATCAGGGAAAAACTGCTGACGGAATCCGAGATGTCAGAGCTCAAAGGGAACGGAGTCACCAGGACGGAGAGCAAGGATGACGGCATGGACTGCCATTTTATATCCGACGAGGAACCCGTTTACGAGAACGCTACGTATCCGGACAAAGAACTGAACAAGTCGACTGAACTCACGAAAAATAACATCAACAACGGATCCGATAGCGTCGAGGCCGTGCAGACGATCGAACCGAGCCTTGAGGAGAACAGTGGCAACTGGTACAGCGATCCCGACGAGGATAAAGCCAGTGAGGAAGTGTTTCGGCACCGCGCTTATCAGCCGAATAGCAAGCACAACTCGGTTCTGGAATGCGTTAATCAAATCCTACTTAGAGACATGGAGGAGGAAGAGAATGTCCTCTCGGTACCAAGGAGGTTCAAACACCGTGGAAGAATCGTTCGCTTTCAGCCCGCGAGGCTATCCGACATTGAATCCGTCGGTTCCGAGATGGAGAGGAGAAGTTCCGAGGATCATGCCCTTGACAGAGACGGTTTGCAAGTGGAGGAACGCAACGGGATTAACGCGTCAGGAGTTGCGTCCCCGGCTTCGGAGAGAGATTTCCGAGGTAGGAGCGTGCAGCCGATCGATGAGTCGGCCAGGGAAACGATGGCGGATGTTCTTAGTCCTTCGAACGTGAATTTTGAGGGATCTAAAGCGATACCGTTAGTGATCATAGAGCCAAAAGTCGACCCCGTAGCATCGGGCGATACGCCGATCGCGAGTCCTCAGAAGCTCAAGAGTTGTGCAGATTTGATGAAGTCTTCGTTGATTCACACTTCCAGTCCACCGTTGAAGATGGAACGCATCGAGGAGAAGACTTGCTTGCAAATGTGCTCCAAAGGACTGACAATCGCTAAGAATTTAGATTACGAGGAAATAGAGTCGCTGCCGGAGACTAGCTCTGGACTTAAGACACCGCCAACTTTGCCACCAAAGCCACAGTACAAAAACAATACTTTAATATTGAAGAAGATACCGAGTCCTTCGTTCTTGATCAATGAAACGCACAAGAAGCAGGGAGGGGGCGACAGCACGCCTGAGCACGACAAGAAACTCTTCAATTTCTCTGTTACTCCGAAGGTGGAAACCGTTCGCAGTCTTTCCTACGACGAGAAAAGCTCCAAATCTTCGAGAATTAACAACAACGAATTGCAGAACGGGTTTTACcacaaaaacaaattcaatagTCTACGATCCTCCTTTCAGTCGAAACAAAACCTGAACAACGTTTACGACGGAGTTGGAAGAATGCCAAAGGTAACCAACATTGTTCGACACTTCGAGGAGTTCAAAATCGGCGAAGCTGAAGATCGAACTCTGGTCAAGGATAAAGATAAAGACAAAGAGAAATCACACCTGGACTACGACCAGGATGATATTAGGCAAAATTTCGAGGAGTTCAACCTCGACGATTGTGATCTCTTCGATGACCCCGATCGGCCCGAGGCCGACGGCTCGGAACGGCTCAACGATTTGATATTCGCCACGCAAATCGAAACTACTGCAAAGGGAAAAGAGGCAAACACAAATGGCGGCTACGATCACTTCCTTGAGGCCACTGGACTAAGTACTAAATCCATCCTCACTCCTTCCCGATTGCTGAGCAATCACAAGAGCATGCTCAAGCCGAAAGATGTGAAGTACAAGAATAAGATTAAAGCAACTGCCGTGATGGAGAGGCATGGGATGGCTGGGATGAGCTCCACCCACACTCACGTCAAGCACTGGACCGGTCCGTTTGTCTGA